A DNA window from Loxodonta africana isolate mLoxAfr1 chromosome 7, mLoxAfr1.hap2, whole genome shotgun sequence contains the following coding sequences:
- the LOC100671432 gene encoding olfactory receptor 5A1-like yields the protein MTSSRSMEWKGNQSSVATFFLMGLSNEKELQLILFPVFVGIYLVTLIWNLGLILLIRMDSHLHIPMYYFLSFLSLIDICYSSSISPRMLSDFLKDEKTISFIACAIQYFVVAWMGMAECCLLAAMAYDHYVAIGSPLQYSAIRVPGLCGKMVAWAYVTGFFSSLIQTVSCFQLYYCGPNIQHFFCDLTQIISLPCSNPFISQMILLLVAIVVGFGTLFVILLSYGFIAASILKISSGKGSAKAFNTCVSHLATVTLYYGTAFSVYLSPKSNQSMNQDKVRSVFYVIIIPILNPLIYSLRNKEIKEALKRLIKREIALCQSE from the coding sequence ATGACATCAAGCAGGTCCATGGAATGGAAAGGAAACCAATCATCTGTGGCCACATTTTTTCTCATGGGTCTCTCAAATGAAAAAGAGCTGCAGCTCATCCTCTTTCCAGTATTCGTTGGGATCTACCTGGTGACTCTCATCTGGAACCTGGGTCTCATCCTTCTCATCAGGATGGACTCCCACCTTCACATACCCATGTACTATTTTCTCAGTTTCCTGTCACTTATAGACATCTGCTATTCTTCTTCCATCAGCCCGAGGATGCTGTCAGACTTCTTAAAAGATGAAAAAACGATCTCCTTCATTGCCTgtgccattcaatattttgttgtgGCCTGGATGGGTATGGCTGAGTGCTGCCTCTTGGCAGCCATGGCCTATGACCATTATGTGGCCATTGGCAGCCCACTACAATACTCAGCCATCAGGGTACCTGGCCTCTGTGGGAAGATGGTCGCTTGGGCCTATGTGACTGGTTTCTTTAGTAGTTTAATTCAAACAGTCTCTTGCTTTCAACTTTACTACTGTGGGCCAAATATTCAACATTTCTTCTGTGACTTGACTCAGATTATTTCCTTACCTTGCTCCAATCCCTTCATCAGCCAAATGATTCTTCTTCTGGTAGCTATTGTTGTTGGATTTGGTACTTTGTTTGTTATCCTCTTATCCTATGGTTTCATTGCAGCTTCCATCCTGAAAATATCCTCAGGCAAAGGCAGTGCCAAAGCCTTCAATACCTGTGTCTCCCACCTGGCAACTGTGACACTCTATTATGGTACAGCCTTCTCTGTGTACCTGAGTCCCAAGTCTAATCAGTCCATGAATCAGGACAAGGTGCGATCAGTGTTCTATGtcatcatcatccccattttaaacCCTCTGATCTATAGTCTGAGGAACAAGGAGATCAAAGAGGCCCTCAAGAGGCTTATAAAGAGAGAAATAGCCTTATGTCAGTCAGAATAA
- the LOC100671146 gene encoding olfactory receptor 5A1-like — MASNRPLEWNGNHSSVTMFLLLGLSDEKELQLILFPIFLVIYLVTLIWNLDLILLIRVDSHLHIPMYFFLSFLSFIDICYSSSISPRMLSDFFKDEKRISFIACATQYFIAAWMGLAECCLLATMAYDRYMAIGSPLQYSAIMAPGLCGKMVAGAYVSGFLSSLSQTVSSFNLYYCGPNIIQSFFCNLPQVISLSCSNAFITQMTLLVATIVVGFGSLVVILSSYGFILASILKISSGKGSAKAFNTCASHLAAVTLFFGTALSVYMLPSSSQSMKQDKVLSVFYVILIPMLNPLIYSLRNKEIKGALKRVIKRTIY; from the coding sequence ATGGCTTCAAACAGGCCCCTGGAATGGAATGGAAACCACTCTTCTGTGACCATGTTTTTACTTCTGGGTCTCTCAGATGAAAAAGAGCTGCAACTCATCCTCTTTCCAATATTCCTAGTGATCTACCTGGTGACTCTTATCTGGAACCTGGATCTCATACTTCTCATCAGGGTGGACTCCCACCTACACAtacccatgtatttttttctcagtttcctgTCATTTATAGACATCTGCTATTCTTCTTCCATCAGCCCAAGGATGCTTTCAGACTTCTTCAAAGATGAAAAAAGAATTTCCTTCATTGCCTGTGCTACTCAATATTTTATTGCGGCCTGGATGGGTCTGGCTGAGTGCTGCCTCTTGGCCAccatggcctatgaccgataTATGGCCATTGGCAGCCCTCTGCAGTACTCAGCCATCATGGCTCCTGGCCTCTGTGGGAAGATGGTGGCTGGGGCCTATGTGAGTGGTTTCCTTAGTAGTTTATCTCAAACAGTGTCTTCCTTCAATCTCTATTATTGTGGGCCGAATATAATTCAAAGTTTCTTCTGTAACTTGCCTCAggttatttctttgtcttgctccAATGCCTTCATCACCCAAATGACTCTTCTTGTGGCCACAATAGTTGTtggatttggttctttggttgtTATCCTTTCATCCTATGGTTTCATTCTAGCTTCCATCCTGAAAATATCCTCAGGCAAAGGTAGTGCCAAGGCCTTCAatacctgtgcctcccacctggCAGCTGTGACACTCTTCTTTGGCACAGCCCTCTCTGTGTACATGCTTCCCAGCTCTAGTCAGTCCATGAAGCAGGACAAGGTGCTGTCAGTCTTCTATGTCATCCTtatccccatgttgaatcctCTGATCTATAGCCTGAGGAACAAGGAGATCAAAGGAGCCCTCAAGAGGGTAATAAAGAGAACAATTTATTAA
- the LOC100670863 gene encoding olfactory receptor 5A1-like — protein MTSSRSMGWNGNYSSVAMFVLLGLSDEKELQLILFPVFLGIYLVTLIWNLGLIFLIRMDSHLQTPMYFFFCSLSFIDVCYSSSISPRMLSDFLKNEKMISFNACATQYFVAAWMALAECCLLATMAYDRYVAICSPQQYSAIMVPDLCGKMVAGACVSGFLSSLSLTVSCFQLYYCGPNVIQHFFCDLPQIIPLSCSNPFISQMILLLVDIFVGFGSLFVILLSYGFIAASILKISSGKGSAKAFNTCASHLAAVTLYYGTTFSVYLCPKSNQTMKQDKVLSVFYVIIIPILNPLIYSLRNKEIKEALKRLIKRATALCQSEQYLGTYHYRIR, from the coding sequence ATGACATCAAGCAGGTCCATGGGATGGAATGGAAACTACTCCTCTGTGGCCATGTTTGTTCTCCTGGGACTCTCAGATGAAAAAGAACTGCAGCTCATCCTCTTTCCAGTATTCCTAGGGATCTACCTTGTGACCCTTATCTGGAATCTGGGTCTCATCTTCCTAATTAGAATGGACTCCCACTTGCaaacacccatgtacttttttttctgttccctctCATTTATAGATGTCTGCTATTCTTCTTCCATCAGCCCGAGGATGCTTTCAGACTtcctaaaaaatgaaaaaatgatttCTTTCAATGCCTGTGCAACTCAGTATTTTGTTGCAGCCTGGATGGCTCTGGCTGAGTGCTGCCTATTGGCCACCATGGCTTATGACCGATATGTGGCCATTTGCAGCCCACAACAATACTCAGCCATTATGGTACCTGACCTCTGTGGGAAGATGGTTGCTGGGGCCTGCGTGAGTGGTTTCCTTAGCAGTTTATCTCTAACAGTCTCTTGTTTTCAACTTTACTACTGTGGGCCAAATGTCATTCAACATTTCTTCTGTGACTTACCTCAGATTATTCCCTTGTCTTGCTCCAATCCCTTCATCAGCCAAATGATTCTTCTTCTGGTAGACATTTTTGTTGGATTTGGTTCTTTGTTTGTTATCCTCTTATCCTATGGTTTCATTGCAGCTTCCATCCTGAAAATATCCTCAGGCAAAGGTAGTGCCAAGGCCTTCAatacctgtgcctcccacctggCAGCTGTGACACTCTATTATGGCACAACCTTCTCTGTGTACTTGTGTCCAAAGTCTAATCAGACCATGAAGCAGGACAAGGTGCTATCAGTGTTCTATGTcatcatcattcccattttaaaCCCTctgatctacagtctgaggaacaaGGAGATCAAAGAGGCCCTTAAGAGGCTTATAAAGAGAGCAACAGCCTTATGTCAATCAGAACAATATTTGGGTACGTATCATTACCGTATAAGGTAG